In Anopheles gambiae chromosome 2, idAnoGambNW_F1_1, whole genome shotgun sequence, a single window of DNA contains:
- the LOC1278413 gene encoding 85/88 kDa calcium-independent phospholipase A2 isoform X4, with protein sequence MLNGLWKNPPIVERDFIQAIQRLLGGDVPPNKVQEVKNESYINLPVLQRNESMRLFAPNPNSPDKKLVYEIILERPHSETINTSYSLYRATTQSAAEEKFEAFHQRLPELVKIVREMYNINGLQKLCDVLIDNPSWSLAHVVAFYNLTDYISNPSIIDFLDYAEYSEMMTPLQVAVKANNIEFVKALIQSNQCNLEHLDKNSNSVFHYAASTTKEMINMLTAKSTSNLNHCNTDGYTPLHLACLADKPDCVKALLLAGADTNKMARGAGTSYSKSIPSSNVADFLVSNPNKLFTQDMKHGGTPLHWSSSREVLNSLIERGCDVNLVNFNGQTPLHVMVARDRLECVVALLAHDAEIDVVDNSGNTPLHIAVEKKLIPIVQCLVVFGADFNKPNKDGKTPRHLVGKDDSGSKDSMILYILHSVGAKRCPEKGSKCPPGCAAGGTYNGIPPAQPETTEQREHIQQVLARTTTKSHRNSVPSLISNTIRATIPEERERPEVKTVDVSQERKGASMMDALLSMFMSKVEAASKPTSPTSTSSSLKGGVNLLGDFDVGDEPMLTDEPAGPESPKTPTAECAGGSGQRTDSRPRSSCEAGASGESYNGRGRLLCLDGGGIRGLVLAQMLLEIENLAQTPIVHLFDWIAGTSTGGILALALGCGKTMKQCMCLYLRMKDQAFVGSRPYPSDQLETVLKEQLGEFTVMSDIKHPRLMVTGVMADRKPVNLHLFRNYEAASDILSIVTPSNNRGQPPPPPSEQLVWRAARATGAAPSYFRAFGRFLDGGLIANNPTLDAMTEIHELNAALHYIGRASEAVPVSVVVSLGTGLTPVVDLKEIDVFRPDSIWATAKVAYGISTISTLLVDQATASDGRVVDRARAWCSMIGVPYFRFNPQMSVDIGMDEKMDEPLINMLWEAKAYMHSNRKQVIELINLLK encoded by the exons ATGCTGAATG GGCTGTGGAAAAATCCGCCAATTGTGGAAAGGGATTTCATTCAAg CAATCCAGCGATTGTTAGGCGGGGACGTTCCTCCTAACAAGGTACAGGAAGTGAAAAATGAGTCCTACATCAACCTGCCAGTACTTCAGCGGAATGAATCGATGCGACTGTTTGCTCCGAATCCCAACTCCCCGGACAAAAAGCTGGTGTACGAAATCATACTGGAAAGGCCCCATTCGGAAACGATCAACACGTCCTACAG ctTGTATCGAGCAACAACACAATCGGCAGCCGAGGAAAAATTTGAGGCCTTCCATCAACGTTTGCCAGAATTGGTAAAAATCGTTCGCGAG ATGTACAATATCAATGGTTTGCAAAAGCTTTGCGACGTACTGATTGATAACCCTTCCTGGTCCTTGGCACAcgttgttgctttttataATCTTACTGATTATATTTCGAATCCTAGTATTATTGATTTTCTCGACTATGCTGAATATTCTGAGATGATGACTCCATTGCAG GTTGCTGTTAAGGCGAACAACATTGAGTTTGTGAAAGCCCTGATACAGTCTAATCAATGCAACTTGGAGCATCTGGATAAGAACAGCAATTCGGTGTTTCACTACGCGGCTAGCACGACAAAGGAAATGATAAAT ATGTTAACAGCAAAAAGTACCTCCAACCTTAATCATTGCAACACCGACGGCTATACGCCGCTTCATTTGGCGTGTTTGGCAGACAAACCGGACTGCGTGAAGGCACTGCTGCTTGCCGGAGCCGATACGAATAAGATGGCCCGAGGAGCTGGAACCTCTTATAGCAAATCCATTCCATCGA GTAATGTAGCCGATTTTCTTGTCAGCAATCCAAACAAACTGTTCACACAAGACATGAAACACGGCGGCACCCCGCTGCACTGGAGCTCCAGCCGTGAGGTATTGAACTCTTTAATAGAGCGTGGTTGCGATGTAAATTTAGTAAATTTCAACGGCCAAACTCCATTGCATGTGATG GTGGCACGCGACCGGTTGGAATGTGTCGTTGCGTTGTTGGCTCATGATGCTGAGATTGATGTGGTTGATAACTCTGGCAACACTCCACTGCATATTGCGGTAGAAAAGAAGCTTATTCCGATCGTGCAGTGTTTGGTGGTGTTCGGTGCAGACTTTAACAAACCGAACAAGGATGGTAAAACGCCCCGCCACTTGGTCGGAAAGGATGACAGTGGCTCAAAGGATTCGATGATTCTGTACATTTTGCACTCGGTGGGTGCAAAACGGTGCCCCGAAAAAGGTAGTAAATGTCCTCCAGGGTGTGCTGCGGGtggtacctataatggcatcCCACCGGCCCAACCGGAAACGACGGAGCAGCGTGAACACATCCAGCAGGTGCTGGCCCGAACAACTACAAAGTCACATCGCAACAGTGTGCCAAGTCTGATATCGAACACGATTCGTGCGACCATCCCCGAGGAGCGCGAACGGCCGGAAGTGAAAACAGTCGACGTCAGTCAAGAGCGTAAAGGCGCGAGCATGATGGATGCGTTGCTTTCGATGTTTATGAGCAAGGTAGAGGCTGCCTCTAAACCCACTTCCCCTACGTCCACGTCTTCTTCGCTAAAGGGTGGAGTGAACCTGCTGGGCGATTTCGATGTCGGCGACGAACCGATGCTAACAGATGAACCGGCCGGTCCGGAGTCTCCCAAGACACCGACGGCAGAATGTGCTGGTGGCAGTGGTCAGCGAACGGATTCGCGGCCCCGTTCGTCCTGTGAAGCGGGAGCTAGTGGCGAATCGTACAATGGGCGCGGCCGACTGCTCTGtctggatggtggtggtatcaGGGGACTTGTTTTGGCACAAATGCTTTTGGAAATAGAAAATCTCGCCCAAACACCCATCGTGCATCTGTTCGACTGGATCGCCGGTACCAGTACTGGGGGAATTTTGGCGCTTGCATTAGGATGCGGTAAAACCATGAAACAATGCATGTGTCTGTATCTGCGTATGAAGGACCAAGCGTTCGTCGGATCCCGGCCCTACCCAAGTGATCAGCTGGAAACGGTGTTGAAAGAGCAGCTGGGAGAGTTTACCGTCATGTCGGATATCAAACATCCTCGATTGATGGTAACGGGAGTGATGGCTGATAGGAAGCCGGTAAATTTGCATCTATTCCGCAACTACGAGGCCGCCAGCGATATTTTAAGCATCGTGACGCCATCAAATAATCGTGGacagccgccaccgccgcctaGCGAACAGCTGGTGTGGCGTGCAGCCCGAGCCACCGGGGCCGCACCGTCGTACTTTCGTGCGTTCGGCCGTTTTCTCGATGGTGGATTGATTGCGAATAATCCGACGCTGGACGCCATGACCGAAATTCACGAACTGAATGCCGCACTGCATTACATTGGTCGGGCATCCGAGGCAGTACCg GTGTCGGTGGTAGTGTCCCTGGGCACAGGATTAACACCGGTAGTGGATTTGAAAGAAATCGATGTGTTTCGTCCGGATAGCATATGGGCTACGGCCAAAGTGGCCTACGGTATATCTACCATCA GCACACTGCTGGTAGATCAGGCTACAGCATCCGATGGACGGGTAGTAGATCGTGCCAGAGCGTGGTGTAGTATGATAGGAGTACCGTACTTCCGGTTCAATCCGCAGATGTCTGTTGACATTGGAATGGACGAAAAGATGGACGAACCACTAATCAATATGCTGTGGGAGGCAAAGGCATACATGCACAGCAACCGAAAGCAGGTCATCGAGCTGATCAATCTGCTCAAATAG
- the LOC1278413 gene encoding 85/88 kDa calcium-independent phospholipase A2 isoform X7, with amino-acid sequence MLNAIQRLLGGDVPPNKVQEVKNESYINLPVLQRNESMRLFAPNPNSPDKKLVYEIILERPHSETINTSYSLYRATTQSAAEEKFEAFHQRLPELVKIVREMYNINGLQKLCDVLIDNPSWSLAHVVAFYNLTDYISNPSIIDFLDYAEYSEMMTPLQVAVKANNIEFVKALIQSNQCNLEHLDKNSNSVFHYAASTTKEMINMLTAKSTSNLNHCNTDGYTPLHLACLADKPDCVKALLLAGADTNKMARGAGTSYSKSIPSSNVADFLVSNPNKLFTQDMKHGGTPLHWSSSREVLNSLIERGCDVNLVNFNGQTPLHVMVARDRLECVVALLAHDAEIDVVDNSGNTPLHIAVEKKLIPIVQCLVVFGADFNKPNKDGKTPRHLVGKDDSGSKDSMILYILHSVGAKRCPEKGSKCPPGCAAGGTYNGIPPAQPETTEQREHIQQVLARTTTKSHRNSVPSLISNTIRATIPEERERPEVKTVDVSQERKGASMMDALLSMFMSKVEAASKPTSPTSTSSSLKGGVNLLGDFDVGDEPMLTDEPAGPESPKTPTAECAGGSGQRTDSRPRSSCEAGASGESYNGRGRLLCLDGGGIRGLVLAQMLLEIENLAQTPIVHLFDWIAGTSTGGILALALGCGKTMKQCMCLYLRMKDQAFVGSRPYPSDQLETVLKEQLGEFTVMSDIKHPRLMVTGVMADRKPVNLHLFRNYEAASDILSIVTPSNNRGQPPPPPSEQLVWRAARATGAAPSYFRAFGRFLDGGLIANNPTLDAMTEIHELNAALHYIGRASEAVPVSVVVSLGTGLTPVVDLKEIDVFRPDSIWATAKVAYGISTISTLLVDQATASDGRVVDRARAWCSMIGVPYFRFNPQMSVDIGMDEKMDEPLINMLWEAKAYMHSNRKQVIELINLLK; translated from the exons ATGCTGAATG CAATCCAGCGATTGTTAGGCGGGGACGTTCCTCCTAACAAGGTACAGGAAGTGAAAAATGAGTCCTACATCAACCTGCCAGTACTTCAGCGGAATGAATCGATGCGACTGTTTGCTCCGAATCCCAACTCCCCGGACAAAAAGCTGGTGTACGAAATCATACTGGAAAGGCCCCATTCGGAAACGATCAACACGTCCTACAG ctTGTATCGAGCAACAACACAATCGGCAGCCGAGGAAAAATTTGAGGCCTTCCATCAACGTTTGCCAGAATTGGTAAAAATCGTTCGCGAG ATGTACAATATCAATGGTTTGCAAAAGCTTTGCGACGTACTGATTGATAACCCTTCCTGGTCCTTGGCACAcgttgttgctttttataATCTTACTGATTATATTTCGAATCCTAGTATTATTGATTTTCTCGACTATGCTGAATATTCTGAGATGATGACTCCATTGCAG GTTGCTGTTAAGGCGAACAACATTGAGTTTGTGAAAGCCCTGATACAGTCTAATCAATGCAACTTGGAGCATCTGGATAAGAACAGCAATTCGGTGTTTCACTACGCGGCTAGCACGACAAAGGAAATGATAAAT ATGTTAACAGCAAAAAGTACCTCCAACCTTAATCATTGCAACACCGACGGCTATACGCCGCTTCATTTGGCGTGTTTGGCAGACAAACCGGACTGCGTGAAGGCACTGCTGCTTGCCGGAGCCGATACGAATAAGATGGCCCGAGGAGCTGGAACCTCTTATAGCAAATCCATTCCATCGA GTAATGTAGCCGATTTTCTTGTCAGCAATCCAAACAAACTGTTCACACAAGACATGAAACACGGCGGCACCCCGCTGCACTGGAGCTCCAGCCGTGAGGTATTGAACTCTTTAATAGAGCGTGGTTGCGATGTAAATTTAGTAAATTTCAACGGCCAAACTCCATTGCATGTGATG GTGGCACGCGACCGGTTGGAATGTGTCGTTGCGTTGTTGGCTCATGATGCTGAGATTGATGTGGTTGATAACTCTGGCAACACTCCACTGCATATTGCGGTAGAAAAGAAGCTTATTCCGATCGTGCAGTGTTTGGTGGTGTTCGGTGCAGACTTTAACAAACCGAACAAGGATGGTAAAACGCCCCGCCACTTGGTCGGAAAGGATGACAGTGGCTCAAAGGATTCGATGATTCTGTACATTTTGCACTCGGTGGGTGCAAAACGGTGCCCCGAAAAAGGTAGTAAATGTCCTCCAGGGTGTGCTGCGGGtggtacctataatggcatcCCACCGGCCCAACCGGAAACGACGGAGCAGCGTGAACACATCCAGCAGGTGCTGGCCCGAACAACTACAAAGTCACATCGCAACAGTGTGCCAAGTCTGATATCGAACACGATTCGTGCGACCATCCCCGAGGAGCGCGAACGGCCGGAAGTGAAAACAGTCGACGTCAGTCAAGAGCGTAAAGGCGCGAGCATGATGGATGCGTTGCTTTCGATGTTTATGAGCAAGGTAGAGGCTGCCTCTAAACCCACTTCCCCTACGTCCACGTCTTCTTCGCTAAAGGGTGGAGTGAACCTGCTGGGCGATTTCGATGTCGGCGACGAACCGATGCTAACAGATGAACCGGCCGGTCCGGAGTCTCCCAAGACACCGACGGCAGAATGTGCTGGTGGCAGTGGTCAGCGAACGGATTCGCGGCCCCGTTCGTCCTGTGAAGCGGGAGCTAGTGGCGAATCGTACAATGGGCGCGGCCGACTGCTCTGtctggatggtggtggtatcaGGGGACTTGTTTTGGCACAAATGCTTTTGGAAATAGAAAATCTCGCCCAAACACCCATCGTGCATCTGTTCGACTGGATCGCCGGTACCAGTACTGGGGGAATTTTGGCGCTTGCATTAGGATGCGGTAAAACCATGAAACAATGCATGTGTCTGTATCTGCGTATGAAGGACCAAGCGTTCGTCGGATCCCGGCCCTACCCAAGTGATCAGCTGGAAACGGTGTTGAAAGAGCAGCTGGGAGAGTTTACCGTCATGTCGGATATCAAACATCCTCGATTGATGGTAACGGGAGTGATGGCTGATAGGAAGCCGGTAAATTTGCATCTATTCCGCAACTACGAGGCCGCCAGCGATATTTTAAGCATCGTGACGCCATCAAATAATCGTGGacagccgccaccgccgcctaGCGAACAGCTGGTGTGGCGTGCAGCCCGAGCCACCGGGGCCGCACCGTCGTACTTTCGTGCGTTCGGCCGTTTTCTCGATGGTGGATTGATTGCGAATAATCCGACGCTGGACGCCATGACCGAAATTCACGAACTGAATGCCGCACTGCATTACATTGGTCGGGCATCCGAGGCAGTACCg GTGTCGGTGGTAGTGTCCCTGGGCACAGGATTAACACCGGTAGTGGATTTGAAAGAAATCGATGTGTTTCGTCCGGATAGCATATGGGCTACGGCCAAAGTGGCCTACGGTATATCTACCATCA GCACACTGCTGGTAGATCAGGCTACAGCATCCGATGGACGGGTAGTAGATCGTGCCAGAGCGTGGTGTAGTATGATAGGAGTACCGTACTTCCGGTTCAATCCGCAGATGTCTGTTGACATTGGAATGGACGAAAAGATGGACGAACCACTAATCAATATGCTGTGGGAGGCAAAGGCATACATGCACAGCAACCGAAAGCAGGTCATCGAGCTGATCAATCTGCTCAAATAG
- the LOC1278413 gene encoding 85/88 kDa calcium-independent phospholipase A2 isoform X6: MLNAIQRLLGGDVPPNKVQEVKNESYINLPVLQRNESMRLFAPNPNSPDKKLVYEIILERPHSETINTSYSLYRATTQSAAEEKFEAFHQRLPELVKIVREMYNINGLQKLCDVLIDNPSWSLAHVVAFYNLTDYISNPSIIDFLDYAEYSEMMTPLQVAVKANNIEFVKALIQSNQCNLEHLDKNSNSVFHYAASTTKEMINMLTAKSTSNLNHCNTDGYTPLHLACLADKPDCVKALLLAGADTNKMARGAGTSYSKSIPSTCTDGNVADFLVSNPNKLFTQDMKHGGTPLHWSSSREVLNSLIERGCDVNLVNFNGQTPLHVMVARDRLECVVALLAHDAEIDVVDNSGNTPLHIAVEKKLIPIVQCLVVFGADFNKPNKDGKTPRHLVGKDDSGSKDSMILYILHSVGAKRCPEKGSKCPPGCAAGGTYNGIPPAQPETTEQREHIQQVLARTTTKSHRNSVPSLISNTIRATIPEERERPEVKTVDVSQERKGASMMDALLSMFMSKVEAASKPTSPTSTSSSLKGGVNLLGDFDVGDEPMLTDEPAGPESPKTPTAECAGGSGQRTDSRPRSSCEAGASGESYNGRGRLLCLDGGGIRGLVLAQMLLEIENLAQTPIVHLFDWIAGTSTGGILALALGCGKTMKQCMCLYLRMKDQAFVGSRPYPSDQLETVLKEQLGEFTVMSDIKHPRLMVTGVMADRKPVNLHLFRNYEAASDILSIVTPSNNRGQPPPPPSEQLVWRAARATGAAPSYFRAFGRFLDGGLIANNPTLDAMTEIHELNAALHYIGRASEAVPVSVVVSLGTGLTPVVDLKEIDVFRPDSIWATAKVAYGISTISTLLVDQATASDGRVVDRARAWCSMIGVPYFRFNPQMSVDIGMDEKMDEPLINMLWEAKAYMHSNRKQVIELINLLK; this comes from the exons ATGCTGAATG CAATCCAGCGATTGTTAGGCGGGGACGTTCCTCCTAACAAGGTACAGGAAGTGAAAAATGAGTCCTACATCAACCTGCCAGTACTTCAGCGGAATGAATCGATGCGACTGTTTGCTCCGAATCCCAACTCCCCGGACAAAAAGCTGGTGTACGAAATCATACTGGAAAGGCCCCATTCGGAAACGATCAACACGTCCTACAG ctTGTATCGAGCAACAACACAATCGGCAGCCGAGGAAAAATTTGAGGCCTTCCATCAACGTTTGCCAGAATTGGTAAAAATCGTTCGCGAG ATGTACAATATCAATGGTTTGCAAAAGCTTTGCGACGTACTGATTGATAACCCTTCCTGGTCCTTGGCACAcgttgttgctttttataATCTTACTGATTATATTTCGAATCCTAGTATTATTGATTTTCTCGACTATGCTGAATATTCTGAGATGATGACTCCATTGCAG GTTGCTGTTAAGGCGAACAACATTGAGTTTGTGAAAGCCCTGATACAGTCTAATCAATGCAACTTGGAGCATCTGGATAAGAACAGCAATTCGGTGTTTCACTACGCGGCTAGCACGACAAAGGAAATGATAAAT ATGTTAACAGCAAAAAGTACCTCCAACCTTAATCATTGCAACACCGACGGCTATACGCCGCTTCATTTGGCGTGTTTGGCAGACAAACCGGACTGCGTGAAGGCACTGCTGCTTGCCGGAGCCGATACGAATAAGATGGCCCGAGGAGCTGGAACCTCTTATAGCAAATCCATTCCATCGA CCTGCACTGATG GTAATGTAGCCGATTTTCTTGTCAGCAATCCAAACAAACTGTTCACACAAGACATGAAACACGGCGGCACCCCGCTGCACTGGAGCTCCAGCCGTGAGGTATTGAACTCTTTAATAGAGCGTGGTTGCGATGTAAATTTAGTAAATTTCAACGGCCAAACTCCATTGCATGTGATG GTGGCACGCGACCGGTTGGAATGTGTCGTTGCGTTGTTGGCTCATGATGCTGAGATTGATGTGGTTGATAACTCTGGCAACACTCCACTGCATATTGCGGTAGAAAAGAAGCTTATTCCGATCGTGCAGTGTTTGGTGGTGTTCGGTGCAGACTTTAACAAACCGAACAAGGATGGTAAAACGCCCCGCCACTTGGTCGGAAAGGATGACAGTGGCTCAAAGGATTCGATGATTCTGTACATTTTGCACTCGGTGGGTGCAAAACGGTGCCCCGAAAAAGGTAGTAAATGTCCTCCAGGGTGTGCTGCGGGtggtacctataatggcatcCCACCGGCCCAACCGGAAACGACGGAGCAGCGTGAACACATCCAGCAGGTGCTGGCCCGAACAACTACAAAGTCACATCGCAACAGTGTGCCAAGTCTGATATCGAACACGATTCGTGCGACCATCCCCGAGGAGCGCGAACGGCCGGAAGTGAAAACAGTCGACGTCAGTCAAGAGCGTAAAGGCGCGAGCATGATGGATGCGTTGCTTTCGATGTTTATGAGCAAGGTAGAGGCTGCCTCTAAACCCACTTCCCCTACGTCCACGTCTTCTTCGCTAAAGGGTGGAGTGAACCTGCTGGGCGATTTCGATGTCGGCGACGAACCGATGCTAACAGATGAACCGGCCGGTCCGGAGTCTCCCAAGACACCGACGGCAGAATGTGCTGGTGGCAGTGGTCAGCGAACGGATTCGCGGCCCCGTTCGTCCTGTGAAGCGGGAGCTAGTGGCGAATCGTACAATGGGCGCGGCCGACTGCTCTGtctggatggtggtggtatcaGGGGACTTGTTTTGGCACAAATGCTTTTGGAAATAGAAAATCTCGCCCAAACACCCATCGTGCATCTGTTCGACTGGATCGCCGGTACCAGTACTGGGGGAATTTTGGCGCTTGCATTAGGATGCGGTAAAACCATGAAACAATGCATGTGTCTGTATCTGCGTATGAAGGACCAAGCGTTCGTCGGATCCCGGCCCTACCCAAGTGATCAGCTGGAAACGGTGTTGAAAGAGCAGCTGGGAGAGTTTACCGTCATGTCGGATATCAAACATCCTCGATTGATGGTAACGGGAGTGATGGCTGATAGGAAGCCGGTAAATTTGCATCTATTCCGCAACTACGAGGCCGCCAGCGATATTTTAAGCATCGTGACGCCATCAAATAATCGTGGacagccgccaccgccgcctaGCGAACAGCTGGTGTGGCGTGCAGCCCGAGCCACCGGGGCCGCACCGTCGTACTTTCGTGCGTTCGGCCGTTTTCTCGATGGTGGATTGATTGCGAATAATCCGACGCTGGACGCCATGACCGAAATTCACGAACTGAATGCCGCACTGCATTACATTGGTCGGGCATCCGAGGCAGTACCg GTGTCGGTGGTAGTGTCCCTGGGCACAGGATTAACACCGGTAGTGGATTTGAAAGAAATCGATGTGTTTCGTCCGGATAGCATATGGGCTACGGCCAAAGTGGCCTACGGTATATCTACCATCA GCACACTGCTGGTAGATCAGGCTACAGCATCCGATGGACGGGTAGTAGATCGTGCCAGAGCGTGGTGTAGTATGATAGGAGTACCGTACTTCCGGTTCAATCCGCAGATGTCTGTTGACATTGGAATGGACGAAAAGATGGACGAACCACTAATCAATATGCTGTGGGAGGCAAAGGCATACATGCACAGCAACCGAAAGCAGGTCATCGAGCTGATCAATCTGCTCAAATAG